A genomic window from Algoriphagus sp. Y33 includes:
- a CDS encoding alpha-amylase — protein MKNICLYFKIHQPFRLVNFPFFEIGNGKNYFDEELNSSILNEEVLNSYLPLNRLLLQLIRTHDKKFSVSFCISGTALEQFEKYAPEVIASFQELFDTGCVEFIGETYAHSLAALKSRKEFARQAVFHSGKVNELFGASPKTFRIPQLTYTDAIGEILFDMGFKTLVLEGNDINWIDGAVNYTYKSALTPELKILLNNQKLSDDITLRFSDIQWTEFPLTAAKYIDWLKATPEKEQLINLFLNYGDLGKLQQNGWGIVGFLDAFIGKSLSSGIQLTTPSFLEPMDHEATLFASSILSSSGKNSRHEMACQMGNDMQKEAFYSLYDLENLIVDCPDPGIQRDWLYLQSSDHFYYMGTGQMLPNGKHPHLSPYESPFLAFINFMNVISDYRSKAVGLMKSLTTTRLNQLKSEKTKRKVPPELLQQGAHPTGVYTPTI, from the coding sequence ATGAAAAACATTTGCCTTTATTTCAAAATTCATCAGCCCTTCCGACTCGTAAATTTCCCCTTTTTCGAGATTGGAAACGGAAAGAATTATTTCGACGAGGAACTGAACAGTTCCATCCTAAATGAAGAAGTGCTCAATTCATATTTACCTTTAAATCGACTGTTGCTACAGCTTATCCGTACGCATGATAAAAAATTCAGTGTGAGCTTTTGCATTTCCGGAACTGCGCTGGAGCAGTTTGAAAAATATGCGCCTGAGGTCATTGCAAGCTTTCAGGAGCTTTTTGACACCGGCTGTGTGGAATTTATCGGTGAGACTTATGCCCACTCCTTGGCAGCGTTGAAAAGCCGTAAGGAATTTGCCCGGCAGGCAGTATTCCATTCTGGAAAAGTAAATGAACTGTTTGGTGCGAGTCCAAAGACATTTCGAATTCCACAGCTGACCTACACCGATGCAATCGGAGAAATCCTGTTTGACATGGGATTTAAAACACTGGTTCTGGAAGGCAATGATATTAATTGGATAGATGGGGCTGTCAACTACACGTATAAAAGCGCACTTACTCCTGAATTAAAAATCTTGCTAAACAACCAAAAGCTTAGCGATGATATTACCCTGAGATTTTCAGACATACAATGGACTGAGTTTCCCTTAACCGCAGCAAAATACATCGATTGGCTTAAGGCAACTCCTGAGAAAGAGCAGTTGATCAACCTTTTCTTAAACTATGGAGACCTGGGTAAGCTCCAACAAAATGGCTGGGGTATTGTTGGATTTCTGGATGCATTCATTGGAAAGTCCCTGTCTTCAGGAATCCAGTTGACCACGCCCTCTTTCCTAGAGCCAATGGACCATGAAGCAACCTTATTCGCTTCATCAATCCTATCTTCATCAGGGAAAAACAGCCGGCATGAAATGGCATGCCAAATGGGAAATGATATGCAAAAAGAGGCTTTTTATTCCCTTTATGACCTGGAAAACCTCATAGTGGACTGTCCTGACCCCGGCATACAGCGTGACTGGCTGTATCTCCAATCCAGTGATCATTTTTACTATATGGGTACCGGCCAAATGCTGCCAAACGGAAAACACCCCCATCTTAGTCCTTATGAAAGCCCATTTCTGGCATTTATAAATTTTATGAATGTGATTTCAGATTATCGTAGCAAGGCAGTTGGCTTAATGAAATCCCTTACAACAACAAGACTTAACCAACTAAAAAGCGAAAAAACAAAAAGGAAAGTACCGCCGGAGCTATTACAACAAGGAGCTCACCCGACCGGCGTTTATACACCGACAATTTGA
- a CDS encoding response regulator, whose translation MKETILIIEDNVEMCENIADILKLENYEVISANNGKEGVKLAISAMPDLILCDIMMPELDGYGVLHVLGKHPNTSDTPFIFLTAKSEKADFRKGMSLGADDYLVKPFDGMELLKTLEIRLKRNRKLKTAFENEPKDLGEFFDRAKELNGFENLSDKKLVKQFKKKDFVFREGQSAGTLYYLVEGEIKTNRINEDGKEFITGIFTPGQYIGYVALLRNIPYTENAVAMTDITVEMIVKEDFHLLVNTNRLVAAKFMKILSNNVLEAEKRLVELAYQSVRQRVASVILTLCDREPSQNKDAGTINMLRRDIAGIVGTALETLNRTITDFREEGLIEIIEGGVRIVDRRGLERTSR comes from the coding sequence ATGAAGGAGACCATTCTTATTATTGAGGACAATGTGGAGATGTGTGAGAACATAGCCGATATCCTGAAACTTGAGAATTATGAGGTCATCAGTGCCAATAATGGGAAGGAAGGTGTCAAATTGGCTATTTCCGCTATGCCCGACTTAATACTCTGCGATATTATGATGCCTGAACTCGACGGTTATGGAGTACTGCACGTTTTGGGTAAGCATCCGAATACTTCTGACACCCCTTTTATATTCCTTACTGCCAAAAGCGAAAAAGCGGATTTCAGGAAAGGAATGAGTTTGGGTGCGGATGACTATCTGGTCAAACCATTTGATGGGATGGAACTTCTTAAAACTTTGGAAATCAGGTTGAAAAGAAATAGGAAACTGAAAACCGCTTTTGAAAATGAACCAAAAGATCTGGGGGAGTTTTTTGACCGGGCTAAGGAGCTGAATGGTTTTGAGAATCTTTCTGATAAAAAACTGGTCAAACAGTTCAAAAAAAAGGATTTTGTTTTTAGGGAAGGGCAGAGTGCGGGGACATTGTATTACCTGGTAGAAGGTGAAATCAAAACCAATAGAATCAATGAGGATGGAAAGGAATTTATCACTGGGATTTTCACGCCGGGGCAATACATCGGTTACGTAGCTTTGCTGAGAAATATTCCCTATACTGAAAATGCGGTTGCAATGACGGACATAACAGTAGAAATGATTGTCAAGGAAGACTTTCACCTCCTTGTCAATACTAACAGGCTGGTAGCGGCCAAATTCATGAAAATACTCTCCAATAACGTCCTGGAGGCTGAAAAAAGGCTGGTTGAACTGGCTTATCAGTCGGTAAGGCAGCGGGTGGCATCCGTGATTTTAACACTATGTGATAGAGAGCCTTCTCAAAATAAGGATGCAGGGACAATTAATATGCTAAGAAGGGATATTGCCGGTATTGTGGGGACAGCACTGGAAACCCTGAACAGAACCATTACGGATTTTAGGGAGGAAGGACTGATAGAGATTATCGAGGGAGGTGTGCGTATTGTGGATAGAAGAGGGCTTGAACGAACCAGTCGATAA
- a CDS encoding HAD-IC family P-type ATPase: protein MPSYHHLTVQETLDTLQTSKAGLSSIEVTKRRTRYGWNELPVAKQRSWVLLFFRQFKSLMVGILFAAAFISFLTGHTLDVYVILAVLLINALIGFIQEYRAEKSVESLKKMLVQQAFVIRDGQKTGVDARDLVPGDIIVSSEGEVIPADARVLEANNLRVNEAPLTGESTPIGKHDVAVSDETLLADQKNMLWKGTYVSGGQTVAVVCHTGLQTAIGDIAQTLSAIKPEKTNFQLKSDRLAKQMGMMAIGSTILFFIVGYFGKSLEVEELLLVSIAVMVSAIPEGLPAVLSIVLAIGSNRMSKQHAIVKDFASVETLGSVTTIITDKTGTLTQNTLTVRKIMVMGEGEFEISGEGWLPAGNFYQNHVIVNPLEFPILKRMLQVSANSNNAEISFGEQKDGLVPIGDPTEAALLVMAKKAGIEKDFKRYGDLPFDSQLKMRASLCRGMSGKELFVVGAPEKLLEKSGFIMSRNGPEEINDQVKAKIKGKIDQWSQDAMRVIGIAFKTVRDSSIDAIDENELDKLVWLGIVGMIDPPRPEVKPAIEKCHRAGIRVIMATGDHINTAVSIAKKTGIIGAHQEETELLALTEQQLLRLEEAEFDEVIKRVNVFSRLTPRMKLRIAERLQQMGELVAMTGDGVNDAPALKKADIGIAMGIMGTDVTRDAANLVLADDNFATIVRAVEVGRVVFTNARQASFFLVTTNLAEIATLICMIILGYPVPLTAIQILWLNLVTDGVGDVALATEQGHGDELDKKPIGRKEGLLNREILPFLIIMPVLMAMLCIVVYLWFYDEGVAKTRTAVFITMASTQLYNLFNMRSLKKSVFEIGIFSNKYVTGAFVVSLAIVILITEVPFFQTIFLFEPLSFAEFLILVSISSLVLWIGEAYKLVSHKMPLKSIPSLT from the coding sequence ATGCCTTCTTATCACCATCTGACAGTACAAGAGACCTTGGACACCTTGCAAACCTCCAAAGCAGGGCTTTCATCAATCGAAGTAACCAAAAGACGTACTAGATACGGCTGGAACGAATTACCGGTAGCTAAACAACGGTCATGGGTCTTACTTTTTTTTAGACAGTTTAAAAGTCTCATGGTCGGGATTCTGTTTGCCGCAGCTTTTATTTCTTTTCTTACAGGGCATACGTTGGATGTCTACGTGATTCTAGCAGTCTTACTGATCAACGCCCTGATTGGGTTCATCCAAGAATATCGGGCTGAGAAATCAGTTGAATCCCTTAAAAAAATGCTGGTACAGCAGGCGTTTGTTATTCGTGACGGGCAAAAGACTGGGGTGGATGCCAGAGATCTGGTTCCCGGTGACATTATCGTTTCGTCGGAAGGGGAAGTGATTCCCGCTGACGCCAGGGTTTTAGAAGCCAATAACCTACGGGTAAATGAAGCCCCACTTACCGGAGAATCCACACCTATAGGGAAGCATGATGTGGCGGTTTCTGATGAGACGCTGTTAGCAGACCAAAAGAATATGTTATGGAAAGGCACTTATGTTTCCGGGGGTCAGACAGTTGCTGTGGTTTGTCATACCGGCTTGCAGACTGCTATAGGTGATATCGCACAGACGCTTTCGGCCATAAAACCCGAAAAGACTAATTTTCAGTTGAAATCTGATCGATTGGCCAAGCAGATGGGAATGATGGCAATAGGCAGCACGATTTTATTTTTTATTGTTGGGTATTTTGGAAAATCCCTTGAAGTAGAGGAATTGCTTTTGGTCTCCATTGCCGTGATGGTTTCTGCAATACCTGAGGGCCTCCCGGCTGTTCTCTCCATTGTCTTGGCTATAGGCTCAAACAGGATGTCCAAACAACATGCGATAGTCAAGGATTTTGCATCGGTAGAGACCTTAGGATCAGTAACCACGATAATCACCGATAAGACCGGAACGCTTACCCAAAACACGCTCACGGTGAGAAAAATCATGGTGATGGGAGAAGGTGAATTTGAGATTTCCGGTGAAGGTTGGCTTCCGGCAGGGAATTTTTACCAAAACCATGTAATTGTAAATCCTTTGGAGTTTCCCATTCTAAAAAGAATGCTTCAGGTGTCGGCGAATTCAAACAATGCGGAAATCAGCTTTGGAGAGCAGAAGGATGGTTTGGTGCCGATAGGAGACCCAACAGAGGCGGCATTGCTGGTAATGGCCAAAAAAGCAGGAATAGAAAAAGACTTCAAAAGATATGGGGATCTTCCGTTTGATTCCCAACTCAAGATGCGGGCGAGTCTGTGTAGGGGCATGTCAGGCAAAGAACTTTTTGTGGTAGGGGCACCGGAAAAACTGTTAGAGAAATCCGGCTTCATTATGAGTAGGAACGGCCCTGAGGAAATAAATGATCAAGTTAAAGCAAAAATAAAGGGGAAAATTGATCAATGGTCCCAAGACGCGATGAGAGTCATAGGAATTGCTTTCAAGACAGTTCGGGATTCCTCTATAGATGCTATTGATGAAAATGAACTGGATAAGTTGGTCTGGCTAGGTATAGTGGGAATGATAGATCCACCTAGGCCTGAGGTAAAACCGGCTATTGAAAAATGCCACAGGGCTGGGATAAGGGTGATCATGGCGACAGGGGATCATATTAACACAGCGGTTTCCATAGCCAAAAAAACCGGGATCATTGGAGCGCACCAAGAGGAGACAGAGCTTTTGGCATTGACCGAGCAGCAATTGCTCAGGCTTGAAGAAGCAGAATTTGATGAGGTGATTAAAAGGGTAAATGTGTTTTCCAGGCTTACTCCCAGAATGAAACTTAGAATTGCAGAGCGACTGCAGCAGATGGGAGAACTCGTGGCAATGACAGGTGATGGCGTCAATGATGCCCCTGCCCTCAAAAAAGCCGATATCGGAATTGCCATGGGTATAATGGGAACTGATGTCACCCGGGATGCGGCTAATCTGGTGTTGGCAGACGACAACTTTGCTACGATTGTACGTGCGGTGGAGGTCGGAAGAGTGGTGTTTACAAACGCCAGACAAGCCAGCTTTTTTCTGGTCACGACAAACCTTGCGGAAATAGCCACCCTGATTTGTATGATCATACTCGGATACCCTGTTCCACTTACGGCAATACAGATCTTATGGTTAAATCTGGTGACTGACGGAGTCGGGGATGTCGCCTTGGCTACTGAGCAGGGACATGGGGACGAATTGGACAAAAAGCCTATAGGACGTAAGGAAGGACTTCTAAATAGAGAGATTTTGCCTTTTTTGATTATTATGCCTGTCCTCATGGCTATGCTGTGCATCGTGGTATATCTTTGGTTTTACGATGAAGGGGTTGCAAAGACCAGAACTGCGGTTTTTATCACTATGGCAAGCACCCAACTTTATAATCTCTTCAATATGCGCTCCTTAAAAAAATCTGTATTTGAGATCGGAATTTTTTCCAATAAGTATGTTACCGGTGCTTTTGTTGTCTCTCTGGCTATCGTGATACTAATTACCGAAGTGCCGTTTTTTCAGACAATATTCTTGTTCGAACCTCTGAGTTTTGCAGAGTTTCTAATCTTGGTGTCCATTTCGTCACTTGTCTTGTGGATAGGGGAGGCTTATAAACTAGTCTCCCATAAAATGCCACTCAAGTCTATTCCTTCTTTAACTTGA
- a CDS encoding glycosyltransferase family 1 protein: protein MRIGFDAKRAFKNFTGLGNYSRFILKSLSQNFPSNDYLLFTPEVRREATEISLACNNANQKTITPNDLWKLPGVSGAWRSIFQGIKHSESHLDIFHGLSNEIPLFKNKSTKYVVTVHDLLFCRYPELFNPIDVQIYKLKMGRSCRTADQVIAVSEQTKKDLITYFGIDPNKIKVVYQGVHEIFNQEVSLDKSLHVKQKYNLPDRYLLFVSTIDKRKNVQLILEALKERRDWDCPLVVIGRPTAYLSNLKNYIHEHRLENKVSFLHDVSFEDLPTIYKMAHVFIYPSYFEGFGIPIIEAQRMGVPVITSTGSCFREAGGNGALYGRPDAPADLIAHIDLLNDESQREALIQKGHMNIKRFDQKIISRQMMEIYEEVMEVSSLRPALAH, encoded by the coding sequence ATGAGAATCGGATTTGATGCTAAACGTGCATTCAAAAACTTTACAGGACTTGGCAATTACAGCAGGTTTATTTTAAAGTCATTGAGTCAAAATTTCCCTTCCAACGATTACCTTCTCTTCACCCCTGAGGTCCGAAGAGAGGCCACGGAAATATCGCTGGCCTGTAACAACGCAAATCAAAAAACCATAACACCCAATGACCTCTGGAAGCTCCCCGGCGTCTCAGGGGCATGGAGGAGTATTTTTCAAGGTATAAAACATTCAGAAAGCCATCTGGATATATTCCATGGACTGAGTAATGAGATTCCACTGTTCAAAAACAAATCGACCAAGTACGTGGTGACTGTACACGATCTCCTCTTCTGCAGGTATCCGGAACTTTTCAATCCCATCGATGTACAAATCTACAAACTGAAAATGGGAAGGTCTTGCAGAACTGCAGATCAGGTAATAGCGGTAAGTGAGCAAACAAAAAAAGACCTAATCACCTATTTCGGAATAGATCCCAACAAGATAAAAGTGGTATATCAGGGTGTGCATGAAATCTTCAATCAAGAGGTCAGTCTAGACAAAAGCCTCCACGTAAAGCAAAAATACAATCTCCCTGACCGTTACCTATTATTTGTCAGCACGATAGATAAGCGAAAAAACGTACAGTTGATCCTAGAAGCACTCAAAGAGCGGAGAGACTGGGATTGCCCTTTGGTCGTAATAGGCAGACCTACTGCCTATCTGTCGAATCTAAAAAACTACATTCACGAGCATCGATTAGAGAATAAAGTAAGTTTTCTACACGACGTATCCTTTGAAGATCTCCCCACAATATACAAGATGGCTCATGTGTTTATCTACCCATCCTACTTTGAAGGCTTTGGTATCCCTATTATAGAAGCTCAGCGCATGGGAGTTCCGGTCATCACAAGTACCGGGTCATGTTTCCGTGAAGCTGGCGGCAACGGAGCTTTATATGGGCGACCGGACGCCCCTGCCGACTTGATCGCCCATATTGACCTACTCAACGACGAATCCCAGCGGGAAGCTCTTATCCAGAAAGGACATATGAATATCAAGCGTTTTGATCAGAAAATTATTTCCAGGCAAATGATGGAAATCTATGAGGAAGTGATGGAGGTTTCTTCCCTGAGACCCGCATTGGCACATTGA
- a CDS encoding ATP-binding protein — protein MSWFNLDDWELFKLKILPYTKNERLNQTLIQGHFYKEEMGINDKPGNRNFVVAIALVCVVFIALLVGAGRDMDLSPAYLLVIVYLLWMQERGANYYFLGAIISALMALGFLLTTDIESRTVNHLFSHLMMLMLVWVVIYFIYRQKKLVESVRKNSEQLSAMFENATEGIFLVDEQGEILILNKFAEMLFGYSRDELIGQPVEKLIPKRFAHRHATHRHAYHNDPHNRPMGSGMELFALHRHGGEFPVEVSLGYYTVGGSQTVIVFVNDITERNKVNQQLIREKELTQKLNEELEGRVLERTRMLEEALIRLEKKNQSLKEIDVDLKKALSKERELGEFKSRFVTMASHEFRTPLTTILSSVFLLENSKEEDQERVRKVHFERIRKSAKNLNVILNDFLSLSKLEEGKVMLSYSAVDINEFVKEIIEEISALKKSEQTISYSCSGSAVSLVVDKQLLKNILINLLSNAIKFSRQEGTIELNCETENNKLKITVSDQGIGIPDADQQYLFGRFFRAENAQNIDGTGLGLNIVKKYLDLMQGNIAVLSKVNEGTTFVVTIPVQRNGLQENE, from the coding sequence TTGAGCTGGTTTAATTTAGATGATTGGGAGCTTTTTAAGCTAAAAATCTTACCTTATACGAAAAATGAGAGATTAAATCAGACTTTAATTCAGGGACATTTTTATAAGGAAGAGATGGGCATCAACGATAAACCGGGAAACAGGAATTTTGTAGTAGCCATCGCTCTTGTTTGTGTTGTTTTCATTGCTCTGCTAGTGGGGGCCGGTAGGGATATGGACTTGTCACCTGCCTATTTGCTCGTCATTGTTTACTTGTTGTGGATGCAGGAAAGGGGGGCGAACTACTATTTTTTAGGTGCTATTATATCAGCTTTGATGGCATTGGGGTTTTTACTTACTACCGATATTGAGTCCAGGACGGTAAACCACCTGTTTTCGCATCTAATGATGTTGATGCTTGTGTGGGTTGTGATCTATTTTATTTATAGGCAGAAGAAGTTGGTGGAAAGTGTACGTAAAAACAGTGAGCAACTCAGTGCGATGTTTGAGAATGCTACAGAGGGGATCTTTCTAGTCGACGAACAGGGGGAAATTCTGATCCTGAATAAATTTGCAGAGATGCTGTTCGGATACAGCAGAGATGAACTGATCGGGCAGCCGGTAGAAAAATTAATTCCGAAGCGGTTTGCACACCGGCATGCGACCCATCGGCATGCATACCACAATGATCCCCATAACAGACCAATGGGTTCGGGAATGGAATTATTTGCACTTCATCGGCATGGAGGAGAGTTCCCCGTGGAAGTTAGTTTGGGCTACTATACTGTGGGAGGTAGTCAGACAGTCATTGTATTTGTCAATGACATTACCGAAAGAAATAAAGTGAATCAGCAGTTGATCAGGGAAAAAGAACTCACCCAAAAGCTGAACGAAGAGCTGGAAGGCAGAGTACTCGAAAGAACCCGGATGCTGGAAGAGGCACTCATCAGGCTGGAAAAGAAGAATCAGAGTCTGAAAGAAATCGATGTAGATTTAAAAAAAGCACTTTCTAAAGAAAGGGAGCTGGGGGAATTTAAATCCAGGTTTGTGACCATGGCCTCACATGAATTCCGGACACCACTGACTACCATACTTTCATCAGTATTTCTTCTGGAAAACAGCAAAGAGGAGGATCAGGAGCGGGTTAGAAAAGTCCATTTTGAAAGGATCAGAAAATCGGCTAAAAACCTCAACGTTATATTGAACGATTTTCTTTCCCTCAGTAAATTGGAAGAAGGGAAAGTGATGCTTTCTTACAGTGCAGTTGATATAAATGAATTTGTAAAAGAGATCATTGAGGAAATCAGTGCATTGAAAAAATCGGAACAGACCATATCCTATTCGTGTTCGGGTAGTGCCGTTTCGCTTGTTGTGGACAAGCAGTTGCTTAAAAACATACTTATCAACTTATTGTCAAATGCCATCAAATTTTCCCGTCAGGAAGGGACGATTGAGCTCAATTGCGAGACTGAAAATAATAAGTTGAAAATTACGGTCTCTGATCAGGGAATAGGAATTCCCGATGCAGACCAACAGTATCTTTTTGGTAGGTTCTTCAGGGCTGAAAACGCTCAGAATATAGATGGCACAGGACTGGGGCTCAACATTGTGAAAAAATACCTAGACCTGATGCAAGGCAATATAGCAGTGTTAAGTAAAGTCAATGAGGGGACGACCTTTGTCGTAACGATTCCTGTTCAAAGAAATGGGTTGCAGGAAAATGAATAA
- a CDS encoding FkbM family methyltransferase, with the protein MKFNFLFQSKNKNQQVKSVSKELERIQQLPQDVSGSTTIFGNPFRFHHAASFAVTYKELFQDELYKFNPAISENGVILDCGANMGLSVLYFSLHYPNHQIIAFEPDETIFEILQENVRNFNLSNVTLHRKAVWTEEAELTFHSDGGMGGTIDHIYQDTNESITKVNAVPLADWLTDKVDFLKIDIEGAEYEVLESCQKLLGNASHIFFEYHNDINKPQTLHILLEMIETAGFRYHLKESSTRRRPFVDDSLICERFDMAITVFCYK; encoded by the coding sequence ATGAAATTTAACTTCCTGTTTCAGAGCAAAAATAAGAACCAACAAGTGAAATCCGTTTCAAAGGAGTTGGAAAGGATCCAACAATTGCCCCAGGATGTTTCAGGATCCACCACAATTTTTGGTAATCCTTTCCGATTTCATCACGCCGCAAGTTTTGCTGTCACCTACAAGGAGCTCTTTCAGGATGAACTGTATAAATTCAACCCCGCAATATCCGAAAATGGAGTCATTTTGGATTGCGGAGCCAATATGGGACTGAGCGTGCTATATTTCTCCCTGCATTACCCCAATCATCAGATCATTGCTTTTGAGCCTGATGAGACCATTTTCGAAATCTTACAGGAAAATGTCCGAAATTTCAACTTAAGCAATGTGACTCTCCACCGAAAAGCCGTCTGGACGGAAGAAGCCGAACTGACTTTTCATTCGGATGGGGGAATGGGCGGAACTATTGACCATATCTATCAGGACACCAATGAGTCTATTACCAAAGTCAATGCAGTCCCCTTAGCGGACTGGCTAACAGATAAAGTGGATTTCCTGAAAATAGACATAGAAGGGGCTGAGTACGAAGTATTAGAATCTTGCCAAAAGCTACTTGGGAATGCTTCGCACATTTTCTTCGAATATCATAACGATATCAATAAACCTCAGACGCTTCATATACTCCTGGAGATGATAGAAACAGCGGGTTTTCGATACCACTTGAAAGAATCTTCTACACGTCGACGACCTTTTGTAGACGATTCACTCATATGTGAAAGGTTTGATATGGCTATCACTGTTTTTTGCTACAAATAA